From Streptomyces sp. CMB-StM0423, a single genomic window includes:
- a CDS encoding carbohydrate ABC transporter permease, producing MTTTVATARKPARTGRAALPPALRKARRRSAGLGLLAWLVGIAFFLPVAWMVLTSLHAETDAAANPPAVAASLTLDGYRTFFGSGGGPSPWPALLNSVMASVFSTVLVLALALPAAYALSIRRVKRWTDVLFFFLSTKMLPVVAGLLPIYLFAKNTGMLDNIWLLVLLYTSMNLPIAVWMLQSFLADIPVSIVEAAQIDGAKLTTVLTRVIAPVAGPGIAATSLICFIFSWNEMLFARVLTGVTAETAPVFLTRFITSQGLFLAQVCAASVVISLPVLAAGFAAQDKLVQGLSLGAVK from the coding sequence ATGACCACGACCGTAGCGACGGCCCGGAAGCCGGCCCGCACCGGCCGCGCCGCGCTGCCGCCCGCCCTGCGCAAGGCGCGGCGCCGCAGTGCCGGGCTCGGGCTGCTGGCCTGGCTCGTCGGCATCGCGTTCTTCCTGCCGGTGGCGTGGATGGTGCTCACCTCGCTGCACGCGGAGACCGACGCCGCCGCCAACCCGCCGGCGGTCGCCGCGTCGCTCACGCTCGACGGCTACCGCACGTTCTTCGGCTCCGGCGGCGGCCCCAGCCCGTGGCCCGCGCTGCTCAACTCGGTGATGGCGAGCGTGTTCTCGACCGTGCTGGTGCTCGCGCTGGCGCTGCCGGCCGCGTACGCGCTGTCCATCCGGCGCGTGAAGCGCTGGACCGACGTGCTGTTCTTCTTCCTCTCCACCAAGATGCTGCCGGTGGTCGCCGGGCTGCTCCCGATCTACCTGTTCGCCAAGAACACCGGGATGCTCGACAACATCTGGCTGCTCGTCCTGCTGTACACGTCGATGAACCTGCCGATCGCGGTGTGGATGCTGCAGTCGTTCCTCGCGGACATCCCCGTCTCGATCGTGGAGGCCGCGCAGATCGACGGGGCGAAGCTCACCACCGTGCTGACCCGGGTGATCGCCCCGGTCGCCGGCCCGGGCATCGCCGCCACCTCGCTGATCTGCTTCATCTTCAGTTGGAACGAGATGCTGTTCGCGCGGGTGCTCACGGGGGTGACGGCGGAGACCGCCCCCGTCTTCCTCACCCGCTTCATCACCAGTCAGGGGCTCTTCCTCGCCCAGGTCTGCGCCGCCTCCGTCGTCATCTCCCTCCCGGTGCTCGCCGCCGGGTTCGCCGCCCAGGACAAGCTGGTCCAGGGCCTGTCCCTAGGAGCCGTCAAATGA
- a CDS encoding carbohydrate ABC transporter permease, with amino-acid sequence MSTPTAVRTERPAPRAGRPAPRRPGRGARAWATRAPLLPALVFLIAVTQLPFVATLVISLFDWNSLRPDDRSFTGLDNYSQVASDEGLRESVVTTAVLTAAVVLVSVVLGLLIALLLDRAFPGRGVVRTLLIAPFLLVPVAAALLWKHALYNPEYGLFNGAITWVAELFGDDTPPQPDWVSDMPLIAVEAALIWQWTPFMMLILLAGLQSRPTEMVEAAKLDGATSFQIFRYLTLPHLRRYLELGVLLGSVYIVQNFDAVFTITSGGLGTANLPYTIYQTFYQAHEYGLASAAGVLVVIGSIVIATFALRVVSSLFREEASRA; translated from the coding sequence ATGAGTACTCCGACCGCCGTACGCACCGAGCGCCCGGCGCCGCGCGCGGGCCGGCCGGCACCCCGCCGGCCGGGCCGCGGGGCCCGCGCCTGGGCCACCCGCGCGCCGCTGCTGCCGGCGCTGGTGTTCCTGATCGCCGTCACCCAACTGCCGTTCGTGGCGACCCTGGTGATCTCCCTCTTCGACTGGAACTCGCTGCGCCCCGACGACCGCAGCTTCACCGGACTCGACAACTACAGCCAGGTGGCGAGCGACGAGGGCCTGCGCGAGTCGGTGGTGACCACGGCGGTGCTGACCGCCGCGGTCGTCCTGGTCAGCGTGGTGCTCGGGCTGCTCATCGCGCTGCTGCTGGACCGGGCGTTCCCCGGCCGCGGCGTGGTGCGCACGCTGCTCATCGCGCCATTCCTGCTGGTGCCGGTCGCGGCCGCGCTGCTGTGGAAGCACGCGCTCTACAACCCCGAGTACGGCCTCTTCAACGGCGCCATCACCTGGGTCGCGGAGCTGTTCGGCGACGACACGCCGCCGCAGCCGGACTGGGTGTCGGACATGCCGCTGATCGCCGTCGAGGCCGCGCTGATCTGGCAGTGGACACCGTTCATGATGCTGATCCTGCTGGCCGGGCTGCAGAGCCGGCCGACGGAGATGGTCGAGGCCGCCAAGCTCGACGGCGCCACGAGCTTCCAGATCTTCCGCTACCTCACGCTGCCGCATCTGCGCCGCTATCTCGAACTGGGCGTGCTGCTCGGCTCGGTGTACATCGTGCAGAACTTCGACGCGGTGTTCACCATCACCTCGGGCGGGCTCGGCACCGCCAACCTGCCGTACACGATCTACCAGACCTTCTACCAGGCGCACGAGTACGGGCTGGCCTCGGCCGCCGGCGTGCTCGTCGTCATCGGCTCCATCGTCATCGCGACCTTCGCGCTGCGCGTCGTGTCGTCCCTGTTCCGGGAGGAGGCGTCCCGCGCATGA